Part of the Desulfolutivibrio sulfoxidireducens genome is shown below.
TCATCACCTCGGCCGGCGTCCTCGTCGGCCTGGTCCTGGTGCGCCTGACGGACGTGGCCTGGCTCGATCCGGCCGTGGCCTGCCTGGTGGCCGCGAACATCCTGTTCACAGGCTATAAACTCATGCGCCAGGCCTTTGCCGGACTCATGCGCGAGGCCGATCCGCGGCTTCTGGACGAGATATGTCTGAAGCTGTCGGCCAGGCGCAAGCCCGCCTGGATCGGTATCCACCGCCTGCGGGCCTGGCGCTCCGGAAGCCGGACGCACATCGATTTCCACCTCATCCTGCCCAGGGACCTGAGCCTGGAGGCGGCCCACGCCGAGGTTCGCGAGGTGGAGGACATCCTGTACGCCGCATACGGCTCCCAGGCCGATCTGCTGATCCATGCCGACCCGTGCCGCGAGGCCCAGTGTCCCGAGTGCGGCGAGGACCCCTGCCGGTCCCGCGCCCGGGATGCCGTGCGCGCCTGTCTGTGGTTCGGGGACACGGCCAGCCTGGATCAGGAGGAGCCCGGGAGATGACCCTGGCGGGAGGGGAGGGGCTTCGGGTCTACGTGCATGTGCCTTTCTGCCGGGCCAAGTGCCGGTATTGCGCCTTCTATTCCGTTCCCTTGGACATGGAGGCCCTGGAGGTCTACGCGGCCGCCCTGCGTCGGGAGATCCGGTTTTACGGCCGGCGCTTCCCCGGCGTTGCGATCGAGACCCTGTATTTCGGGGGCGGCACCCCGAGCCTTCTGCCGGAGTGGGCCGTGTCCCGGATCGTCGGGGAACTACGCCGGGTCTTTTCGTTTTCGCCGGGGATGGAGTTCACCTTCGAGGCCAACCCGGATTCGGCCGTGGACGCGACCTTTCTCAAGCGGCTGATACAGATCGGGGTCAACCGCCTGAGCCTTGGGGTGCAAAGCCTCGACAACGAAACCCTGCGCCTTCTGGGGCGGCCCCACGACGCGGCCGGGGCCCGGAACGCCTATTTCCTGGCGCGTCAGGCCGGATTTGCCAATATCGGGCTGGACTTTCTGTGGGGTCTGCCGGGGCAGCGCCTGTCGGGGTGGCTGGCCACCCTCAAGGAGGCGGTCCGGCTTTCGCCCGAACACCTGTCCTGTTACGGCCTGACCCTGGAGCCGGGCACGCCCCTGGCGGCCATGGTCGACGCCGGGGAACTCGATCCGCCGTCCGAGGCCGATCAGGCCGAGATGTTCGTGCGCGGCGCGCAGTATCTGGAGTCCCAGGGCTATTTGCACTACGAGATCTCCAATTTCGCGCGCATGGGCTTTTCAAGCCGCCACAACACGGGCTACTGGGAGGGCCGGGACTACCTGGGGCTTGGGCCGTCGGCGGTGTCCACCCTGGCCGGATGGCGGCACGAGAATCCCCGGGACATCGGCCGCTACGCGGCCCTGGCCAGGACCGGGGCCTTCGGGGCGGACGCCGTGGAACTGACGCCGGCCGAGTCCCTTCGGGAAATGGTCATGCTTGCGTTACGCACCACCAAGGGACTTGATCTCGCCGCCTACCGCGCCCGTTCGGGCCGGGATTTCCTGAAAGACAACGCCGAACTCGTCCGGGCCTTGCGGCAAAACGGGCTTGTGCGCATAAGCGCCGGGCATCTGCGGCTGACCAAAAACGGCCTGCTGGTGAGTAACGTGATCCTGGCCAGACTCGCGTATTGACCTGGCCCGGAAAGGGTCGGCGCCGGACGGCCGGGGCGGCGCGGCGGGAAGCGGTTCCACGGCGCGTCGAAAAAATCGGTCGGGTCGGACGTTGGCCGGGCTTTCTGGACACTTTTCCGGGAATCGGCAATGATCCCTTGTTTCCCACCCCCAAAGGAGGCGTCCATGCCCGTCCATCCCCTGGCCGGCAAACCGGCCCCGCGATCCCTGCTGGTCAATGTCCCCAGGCTCGTGGCCGCGTATTACGCCGAGCGGCCCGATCCGGACGATCCGGCCCAGAAGGTGGCCTTCGGCACCTCCGGACACCGGGGTTCGTCGTTTGCCCGGTCCTTCACCGAAACCCACATCCTGGCCATCACCCAGGCCATCTGCGATTACCGGGCCGGGCACGGCGTCAGGGGGCCGCTTTTTTTGGGCATGGACACCCACGCCCTGTCCGAGGCCGCCCTTATCACCGCCCTGGAGGTCCTGGCCGCCAACGCCGTGACGGTCATGATCCAGGCCGGGCGCGGCTATACCCCCACCCCGGTCATCTCCCACGCCATCCTGGGCCACAATCGCGCCGGCCGGAGAGGGCAGGCCGACGGCATCGTCATCACCCCCTCCCACAATCCTCCGGGGGACGGCGGCTTCAAATACAACCCGCCATCTGGAGGTCCGGCGGACACCGATGTCACCAAGGTCATTCAGGAACTGGCGAACGCCCATATCAAGGCCGGGCTTTCGGGCGTGCGCCGGACGTCTTTTGAAAAGGCCCTGGCCGCCGACACCACCATCGAGCATGATTTCGTCCGGCCCTACGTGGACGACCTGGAAAACATCGTGGACATGCGGGCCATCGCCCAGGCCAAGGTGT
Proteins encoded:
- the hemW gene encoding radical SAM family heme chaperone HemW, whose protein sequence is MTLAGGEGLRVYVHVPFCRAKCRYCAFYSVPLDMEALEVYAAALRREIRFYGRRFPGVAIETLYFGGGTPSLLPEWAVSRIVGELRRVFSFSPGMEFTFEANPDSAVDATFLKRLIQIGVNRLSLGVQSLDNETLRLLGRPHDAAGARNAYFLARQAGFANIGLDFLWGLPGQRLSGWLATLKEAVRLSPEHLSCYGLTLEPGTPLAAMVDAGELDPPSEADQAEMFVRGAQYLESQGYLHYEISNFARMGFSSRHNTGYWEGRDYLGLGPSAVSTLAGWRHENPRDIGRYAALARTGAFGADAVELTPAESLREMVMLALRTTKGLDLAAYRARSGRDFLKDNAELVRALRQNGLVRISAGHLRLTKNGLLVSNVILARLAY
- a CDS encoding cation diffusion facilitator family transporter, which codes for MSEYEARPHPRAAVIAASASLAVGALLLGIKFLAYSQTGSSAILSDALESIVNVVAASFALISVVYAAAPPDSRHPYGHGTIEFFAAGFEGGLIIVAGCGIIWESFGKIFSPVPLANLDQGLVLLAGAGVINLLLGLALVRSGKRLRSLTLTADGKHVLTDVITSAGVLVGLVLVRLTDVAWLDPAVACLVAANILFTGYKLMRQAFAGLMREADPRLLDEICLKLSARRKPAWIGIHRLRAWRSGSRTHIDFHLILPRDLSLEAAHAEVREVEDILYAAYGSQADLLIHADPCREAQCPECGEDPCRSRARDAVRACLWFGDTASLDQEEPGR